The Elusimicrobiales bacterium genome has a segment encoding these proteins:
- the murI gene encoding glutamate racemase encodes MRNDNPIGIFDSGLGGLTVLKAVRRALPRENLIYFGDTAHVPYGSKSAQTVTGYSLEIARFLCARKIKLLIVACNTASALALNALKKAVPIPVIGVIEPGAKRALSVSRSKRIAVIGTEATVRSGAYRRAILKLDKTATVTELACPLFVPLVEEGWWQNRITQLTAEEYLNRLKPRRPDAVILGCTHYPVIKEAIAKAAGRGATLVDSAQAVAEEAAALLARARMARAAGKASVKIYASDDPARFSRLAANILGAPAGKTLLKTFR; translated from the coding sequence ATGCGAAACGACAACCCGATTGGAATTTTTGATTCCGGCCTCGGCGGCCTTACCGTCTTAAAAGCGGTGCGCCGCGCCCTGCCGCGTGAAAATCTGATTTATTTCGGCGACACGGCGCATGTCCCCTACGGCTCCAAGTCCGCGCAGACGGTAACGGGCTATTCGCTGGAAATAGCGCGCTTTCTGTGCGCGCGGAAGATAAAACTGCTTATAGTGGCCTGCAACACCGCCTCCGCGCTGGCCCTGAACGCGCTGAAAAAAGCTGTTCCCATCCCGGTCATCGGCGTGATAGAGCCGGGGGCAAAACGCGCGCTGTCGGTTTCCCGCTCGAAACGGATAGCCGTAATCGGGACCGAAGCCACCGTCCGCAGCGGCGCCTACCGCCGCGCGATACTAAAGCTGGACAAAACCGCCACCGTAACAGAACTCGCCTGCCCGCTTTTTGTCCCGCTGGTGGAAGAAGGCTGGTGGCAAAACAGGATAACGCAGCTCACGGCTGAAGAATACCTGAACCGCCTCAAACCGCGCAGGCCGGACGCCGTTATACTCGGCTGCACGCATTATCCGGTTATAAAGGAAGCTATCGCAAAAGCGGCGGGACGCGGCGCAACCCTTGTGGATTCGGCCCAAGCCGTCGCCGAAGAAGCCGCCGCGCTGCTGGCGCGCGCCAGAATGGCGCGCGCCGCCGGAAAAGCCTCCGTAAAAATCTACGCCAGCGACGACCCCGCCCGTTTCTCCCGGCTGGCCGCCAACATACTGGGCGCCCCGGCGGGCAAAACCCTGCTTAAAACCTTCCGATAA
- a CDS encoding choloylglycine hydrolase family protein produces the protein MEKLLAALLFLLPCEAFACGAFRLKAADGTVISARTMEFGYDVKYALAASPRGRNFASPGPADKPAMKWKSRYGYAGVSVFGNDDMIVDGMNEAGLAASGLWYDAGAKWPEIKPGAEDKALAHTMLISWLLGSFANVAEAKAALANTTVFGLYVPQMKAVPPLHFAVYDGSGAAIVIEAANGETRVYDNPIGVMTNAPDFPWMVSNLRNYTGLSPALAPAADYSGVKLLPTGHGSGMSGLPGDITPPSRFVKLAAMLHFADTPADAKAALNLAEHVSNGVDIVSGMAVDRDEKGAIVSSETTQWAAFRDLTNRILYLRTYDSMTLRKVDLGKLDFSGGVKRTALYGDAEAVIDITNRFSAPEIAK, from the coding sequence ATGGAAAAACTGCTTGCCGCATTGTTGTTTCTGCTGCCGTGCGAGGCGTTCGCCTGCGGCGCCTTCCGCCTGAAGGCGGCGGACGGGACCGTCATCAGCGCCCGCACCATGGAGTTCGGCTACGACGTCAAATACGCGCTTGCCGCGTCTCCGCGCGGCAGGAACTTTGCCAGCCCCGGCCCGGCGGACAAGCCGGCGATGAAGTGGAAATCCAGGTACGGCTATGCGGGTGTCTCCGTTTTCGGCAATGACGACATGATTGTGGACGGGATGAACGAGGCCGGCCTTGCCGCCAGCGGCCTCTGGTATGACGCCGGCGCGAAATGGCCGGAGATAAAACCCGGCGCGGAGGACAAAGCCCTCGCCCACACCATGCTTATTTCCTGGCTGCTGGGCAGCTTCGCAAATGTCGCCGAGGCAAAAGCCGCCCTTGCCAATACCACAGTGTTCGGCCTTTATGTGCCGCAGATGAAGGCGGTTCCGCCGTTGCATTTTGCCGTCTATGACGGTTCCGGCGCGGCCATTGTCATAGAAGCTGCAAACGGCGAAACCCGCGTTTACGACAATCCAATCGGCGTGATGACCAATGCGCCGGATTTCCCGTGGATGGTCTCCAACCTGCGCAATTATACCGGGCTTTCGCCCGCGCTTGCCCCGGCGGCGGACTATTCCGGAGTCAAACTGCTTCCCACGGGCCACGGCAGCGGGATGTCGGGGCTTCCGGGCGACATAACCCCGCCCAGCCGCTTTGTGAAGCTGGCCGCGATGCTGCATTTTGCCGACACTCCGGCGGACGCAAAAGCCGCGCTGAATCTGGCCGAGCATGTGTCCAATGGTGTGGATATAGTCTCCGGCATGGCGGTGGACCGCGACGAGAAAGGCGCAATCGTTTCCAGCGAGACGACGCAGTGGGCCGCCTTCCGCGATTTGACCAACCGCATCCTGTATCTGCGCACATACGACAGCATGACTCTGCGCAAAGTGGACCTGGGCAAACTGGATTTTTCAGGCGGGGTTAAACGGACGGCGCTTTACGGCGATGCGGAGGCGGTCATAGACATCACAAACCGCTTTTCCGCCCCTGAAATTGCCAAATAA
- a CDS encoding LTA synthase family protein, producing the protein MDGIAKKITAEFRSAAARILLNRYFFFLCAFTAYLIILRQMRGLPVCFPMFFTEGPLVLAIYWYCVRILRPVKSRNVLAALPVFLIYAVHDAYYHGYGEMFRLAYLHDAALLLEALPAGYCAVLLAVFALPCALFLFYVDWRRKYRHLAAAALAAGLWLLFPGVFVRAFAAINTLPHDWDDYANASDRGRLTVMLNREALRRFALHGLAKFRDGKDFLRDAREQSDFIRKYGSGRNVHLVMLESLLDPALFRGLGLSHDPYHPDFRKFFGGNMGFSVSPVFGGETPQAEFELLCGAPAYKRLYSMEFNGFTGAPVQCLPNVLRGAGYRTVASHPYVPQWNNYLRAYPALGFGEMYFPKRYFNGPTYFSIKGVSPAEGLLFDGDLFRQTSDFLEKSKGPLFDYIVGIYGHFPFRLDAKLRPPFIAMTAGGQQLVRVVNQFYYRTQAISEFVRRTVKREPKCLIIMVGDHLPSVDGGVETYRQLRYLPESADPVHTTRILIVKDGKPVKYPVLRHSDIPAVIADYLTGGKYCKKWRCAYMGNPPAEEESLSRYMHIMADGVK; encoded by the coding sequence ATGGATGGAATTGCTAAAAAAATAACCGCCGAATTCCGTTCCGCGGCGGCGCGGATTTTGCTGAACCGGTATTTCTTTTTTCTCTGCGCTTTCACGGCATATCTGATTATTCTGCGCCAGATGCGCGGCCTGCCTGTGTGCTTTCCGATGTTTTTCACGGAGGGGCCGCTGGTGCTGGCGATATACTGGTACTGCGTACGCATTCTGCGCCCCGTCAAATCCCGCAACGTGCTGGCGGCGCTGCCGGTTTTCCTGATATATGCGGTGCACGACGCATATTATCACGGCTATGGCGAGATGTTCCGTCTTGCCTATCTGCATGACGCGGCATTGCTGCTGGAGGCGTTGCCGGCGGGCTATTGCGCCGTTTTGCTGGCGGTTTTCGCGCTGCCCTGCGCGCTGTTCCTGTTTTATGTGGACTGGCGGCGGAAATACCGGCACCTTGCCGCTGCGGCGCTGGCTGCGGGATTGTGGCTGTTGTTTCCGGGGGTTTTTGTCCGTGCCTTTGCGGCGATTAACACCCTTCCGCACGACTGGGACGATTATGCCAACGCCAGCGACCGTGGCCGGCTGACGGTGATGCTGAACCGCGAGGCGCTGCGCCGTTTTGCGCTGCATGGGCTTGCAAAATTCAGGGATGGCAAGGATTTTTTGCGCGACGCGCGCGAACAGTCGGATTTTATACGCAAATACGGCAGCGGGCGCAATGTCCATCTGGTGATGCTTGAAAGTCTGCTGGACCCGGCGCTTTTCCGGGGGCTGGGGCTTTCGCACGACCCGTATCATCCTGATTTCAGGAAGTTTTTCGGCGGCAATATGGGATTTTCGGTGTCGCCGGTTTTCGGGGGGGAGACTCCCCAGGCGGAGTTTGAGCTTCTGTGCGGCGCGCCCGCATATAAGCGGCTTTACAGCATGGAGTTCAACGGTTTTACCGGCGCGCCGGTGCAGTGCCTGCCGAATGTGCTGCGCGGCGCGGGGTACCGCACGGTGGCCTCGCATCCGTATGTGCCGCAGTGGAATAATTATCTGCGCGCTTATCCGGCGCTGGGGTTTGGCGAGATGTATTTCCCGAAGCGTTATTTCAACGGGCCCACTTATTTTTCCATCAAAGGCGTTTCCCCGGCGGAGGGGCTGCTCTTTGACGGCGATTTGTTCCGCCAGACTTCCGATTTCCTGGAAAAGAGCAAAGGCCCGCTTTTTGACTACATCGTGGGCATATACGGACATTTCCCGTTCAGGCTGGACGCGAAGCTGCGCCCGCCCTTTATCGCCATGACCGCGGGCGGACAGCAGCTTGTGCGGGTGGTGAACCAGTTTTACTACCGCACTCAGGCCATATCGGAATTTGTCCGCCGGACCGTGAAACGCGAGCCGAAATGTCTTATCATCATGGTGGGCGATCACCTGCCCTCCGTGGACGGCGGGGTTGAAACCTACCGGCAGTTGCGCTATCTGCCGGAAAGCGCGGACCCGGTCCATACCACGCGGATTCTGATAGTAAAAGACGGCAAGCCCGTGAAGTATCCCGTGCTGCGCCACAGCGATATCCCAGCCGTGATAGCGGATTATCTGACCGGCGGGAAGTATTGCAAAAAATGGCGTTGCGCATACATGGGCAACCCGCCTGCGGAGGAGGAAAGCCTCTCCCGCTACATGCACATAATGGCCGACGGAGTAAAATAG